CCTGGATCCGCTGTACACAAAACGAACACTTCTCCACCACGCCCCGCTCACGCACCGTGACGTCGGGATTCAGGACCAGTCTGGAGAGCTCGCTGTTCTGATTGAAATCGAACTTCTCATTGTTCATATATTTGAACCAGTTGAAACGACGTACCCGGTAAGGACAGTTGTTTATGCAGTACTTGGTCCCGATACACCTCACATAGGCCACCTGGTTGAGCCCTTCGTTACTATGCATGGTGGCCGATACAGGGCAGACATTCTCACAGGGTGCATGATCGCAATGCTGGCACATCACCGGCTGGTGAAATACCCTGGGATTATCGGGATGTTCACTGAAATAGCGGTCGATACGCATCCAGTGCATGATCCTCCGGTTCTTCACTTCCTCTTTTCCCACCACGGCCACATTGTTTTCGGCAATGCAGGATACCACGCAGTTGTTGCACCCGGTGCACTTGTTCAGATCGATCACCAGTCCCCAGTGAAAACCATCAAAGCTGGCTTCCGGATAGAGGGTCTGGTGATGGGCCTCGGCCTCGAGGTGAAAGTGGTTCCCTGCGGAAGGATCGGAGCGGAACTCTGTCAGAGTGGTCTCCCTCACAATGGGCCTCCCCTCCATGGTATGGTGGGTCTGGGTCCGCGCCAGGGGATAAGAACGGCCGGTGGGCTCCATCCTGATCCGCCGGTTGATATAGTCGCGATGGCCGTCCCGGCTGGTCACCCACCGGAAAGCGTTAACGCCCAGGCCATCACCCACTTTTCCGGCCCTTTCACGGCCATATCCAAGTGCCAGGGAAACGGTTCCCCTGGCCTGTCCGGGCTGGATCAGCACAGGGACCTCCATCTCGTCGATGCTTACCAGGGTTTCATCGGCCAGCCCCATGGCCCCGGCATCGGCCGGGGAGACAGTCAGGTAGTTGTCCCAGCAGGCCTTGGTGACCGGGTCGGGAAGCTCCTGCAGCCAGGGATTGTTTGCATACCGTCCGTCGTTCAGAGCCACCGTGGAATAAAGGGTAAGCACCAGGTCCGACTCTTCGGGATGCAGCTCCAGTACCGGGGGGCTATAGACCACAGAAGCCGGCAAGGGTTTCCCGGCCTCAAAACACCCCTTCTGTAGTGTTTGCACCCACCAGTTCTCGTCGCCCCGGACCCCGGGAGGAGCGATGGTACTTTGCCACCAGTTTTTCAGCAGATCCTCATAGCTAAGCTCTTCCCCGGCCCATTTCATCAGTGAGTCCTGGTAGGCCCGGGTATTAAAAATCGGGTGAATACAGGGTTGCTGAAGGCTGAAGGACCCGGAGACCGGTTCTGCATCTCCCCAGGCTTCCAGGTAATGATGATCGGGACAAATAAGCTGGCAGGCACTGGCTGTTTCGTTGAGTGCCGTACCCAGATAGGCGGTAAAACCCGCCTGTTTCATGGCTTCAAAACCGCCAAGGCTGTAGAGGGGATTTACCTGGACCAGCAGAAGATTATCCACCTCCCCCCTCTGGAGGGAGTCGACAAAATCGTTAAACTCCCGGTCGTTCCCCTGTTTAAGCTGAATGGTGCGCTCCAGGTCCAGGGTGGAGCCATAATTATCCAGCATCTGGTTGATCCCTGCGACCATCTTCTGCACCACGGGATTATTCGAACCGCAAACCACCAGGGATCTCCCCCGGTTCTCCAGCAGCTCCGCCACCAGTGATCCCACATCCAAGATACAGGGAGGTGCCGATACTCCGGGCTGACCCGTGGCTTCGGCCAGCCGGTTGTAGATGGCTGCAAGCATCAGCTCCGATTCAGCAGGAGTCACCGGTAAACGTTCATCGGCACAGGATCCCGTCATGGAAAGTGCGGATTCGACCTGGATATGACGGGACATATGGGGATGAGCCGTACTCAACTCCCTTTTGGAGGCATAAGCACGGGCAAATTCCACCGGAGCGATCCAGGTACCCAGGAAGTCGGCATCAAAACTGAGAATATAGTCCGCCCTTTCGAAATGCAGCCCCGGGATCACAGAGGCGCCAAAAAGATCCAGATGCGCTTCCCTGATCCCGGAAGCAGAAATTTCATCGTACTGGATCCATCTGGCTCCGGGAAAGGCCTCCAGAAAGATCCGCAGAACCTCCCTGGTAGTGGGACTAATCATGGTCGGCGTTACAAGGACGGTGTTCCCGGCATCTTTTAACCTGCCGCTCACCATGGAGTCCGCTTCCTCCCAGGAAATCCTGTTTCCCCCTGATTCCGGTTCCTTATAACGGGCATCATCGTACAGGTTCAGAACGGAGGCCTGCACCCTGGCACTGGTTCCTCCGAGGGAGACAGGCGACTGGTGGTTCCCTTCAATTTTAATAGGCCGTCCGTCACGCACCTTAACCACCACACTGCAGTATTCGCTGCCGTCGAAAAAAGTGGAAGCATAGTAATTGGCTTTCCCTGGAACTATCTCTTCCGGTTTAATCAGGTAGGGGATGGCTTTCTGAACCGGCTTCTCACAACTGCTGACCAGGGCAGCCGTCCCAAAGCTGAAGCCCACCAGTTTCAGGAAATCACGGCGCGAACCGCTGGCTTCAACAGCTTTGCTGTCCAGCAAATCCAGCACGGCATTTTTATGCTTATCCTCGTCGCTGTCTACCTCCTCGGGATTCCTGCCATCTCTGTATTCTTCAATGCTTCTCCAATGCTTTTCCATGGGTATCGCTCGGTTTAATAGTGACATTTGGAGCACTCGGTGCCGCCGGTCAGCTCGGCGGTAACCCGGTCGATCTCACCGGACTCCATTTGCCTGTGAAGCTCCTTGTATTGTTTATAGAACTGATTATCAAAAAACTGTACCCCGGTATCCCGGTGACAGTTGATGCACCACCCCATACTCAGGTCTCCTACCTGCCGTACCCGGTCCATCTCCTCTACGGCCCCGTGGCAGGCAGCACATTCGATCTCGCCTATGTTAACATGTTGGGCATGACTGAAGTAAACATGTTCCGGAAGATTATGCACCCTGATCCAGGCCAAGGATGTTCCCTGTTCGTAAGCATCCACCACTTTACTGATCTGGTGTTTTCCCGAATAGGATCCCTCCCGGACAATGGAGTGGCAGTTCCAGCAAACATCTACTCCGGGAATGCCTGCATGCCTGGACTGGTCGACGATGCTATGACAGTACCTGCAATCAATCCGGTTATCGGAAGCATGGACCACATGGGAAAACTTCAGGGGTTGATCCGGTTCATAAAGCTCCTGCCGGCCCAGTGAAGTTCCGGCCTCATAAAGCAATTTAGCCTGCCAGCCCAGGGCAACAAAGAAAATGATCCCCAGGATATAACGACGCTTTACCTTCTTGAAAAAGAAAATATCCAGGATCACCCAGGTCAGGACCACTCCCAGTAGTATAAAAAGAAATATCTTATTGATTACCGGCTTTGTTTTAGAAAGGCCATATCCGGAGAAATCATCCAGATACAGTTTGATCATCTCCACATCGCTTTCATTCAGGTGAAAGGTGCGGTGCATCTCCCCCATCGTCACTCCAACGGGATTCAGAACAGCCTTCCGGAACTCATCCAGACTCTTATCCCGGTACTGGATGGCGATTTCGAATGCACTGGGGTTCCAGTTAAAGGTGTCGATCTCCACGGTATTGTGACAATCGGCACAGGCTTTCGTCTCAAACTTCCCGTCGATCAATCCGTAAAAGAGGCGCTCTCCACGCATCAGTCCTTCTGCAGACGAGCGGGTTCCATGCTCCTCCTGTATCCCGGAAGCAGAGGCAGGCGGAAAGAGAAAAAGGATCAGGAAGCTAAGAGAGAAAGAAAGACTTGAGATTCTTCTCATGTAATGGCGGGTTAGTATTCAGTAAATTTCTTTTCAGGGTATACATGCAATTTAAAACCTTCGTGGAAAAATAGCAACTAGGATCTGATCTGAGATCTTTCCAGCCCGGGATATTCACTATTTGTACTCCATATAAATAATTTTCAACTATATTCGGTCATGCAATCGCTTTTCTCCGGATATTTCCTGCCTTTCACTCTGGCCATTATCACTCTGGGTATGGGACTTTCACTTACCGACAGGGATTTCCGGAATATTTTTGTGCGACCTAAAGCGGTTGTTATCGGGCTATGTTGCCAGATGATTCTTCTTCCGCTTATCGCCTGGCTGATCGCACGGTCTATTCATATAGATCCATATTTTAAAGTAGGACTGATGATCATAGCAGCCTGTCCGGGCGGGGCGACCTCCAACCTGATTACCTATCTCCTGCGCGGAAACGTGGCTCTCTCCATTTCCATGACCGCTCTCAACAGCCTGATCACCCTGATAAGCATTCCGCTGGTGGTCCACTTCTCCCTGCAGGCCTTTGTGCAGGAAGATGCTGCCATCCGCCTCCGGGTGGGCGAAACCATCCTGAAGGTCTTCCTGATCACGATCCTCCCCGCATTTGCAGGCACCCGGATCAGGAAAAACTACCCGGAATTCTCCGTCCGCCTGGAAAGACCCCTGAGATTGGTGCTCCCGATACTCCTGCTGATTGTTTATGCCGGCGTTATATTCATCGACCAGGGAACCGGTGCCGCCACCCGCTCGGATTTTATGAAGATCTTTCCACACACCCTGCTGCTGAATATCCTGGCCATGGTATCAGGCTTTCTGGTGGCCCGCATCTTCCGCCTGCGGGTACTCAACCAGTTTACCATATCCATCGAAGTAGGGCTTCAGAACTCGGCCCTGGCCATATTTGTGGCGGCCACACTGCTTAATAGCAATGATATGGCTCTGGTGCCCGTGGTATACGGATCCTTTTCATTCTTCAGTACCCTGCTTTTTGGATGGGCCGTAAAAAAATTGGGGTGGGTTCCGAGGATTAACGGAAAAGATGCATAAACCCGGCTGTTTCATAGGGATTACTGCCTCCTTCTTCTTCGATCACGTAGTAATAGATTCCCTCCTGCAAAGCTTTGCCATCCAGGCTGTTTCCATCCCAGAAGATACGTGTGGAGAGGGTATGATAAATCCGGGCACCGTTTCTTGTAAACACCGAGAACTCATATACGGTGCTTCCATCGGTGGCCACCTCGAAAAAGTCGTTGACCTGGTCTCCGTTGGGGGTGAACACATTGGGAATCTCCAGGGGATCCCCTGCTGCTTCGGCAAGCATAGAGTCCAGCATAATCAGCTGTTTATCTGAAAGTTGAATATTTTCAACAGAAGGCTCTGCTTCCTGTCCATACAGGCCCGGGATAAGGAGGGCCCACAGACAAACGGGGGCAATGATTCTGGTTAGGGTCATATCTTTTCGGTCAGCTTCTGAACCACCCTAAAGTTATTAAAAAATTCTTTGGCGAATACCCTGACCACCGTATATGTTGGAATGGCCAGGATCATTCCCACTACTCCGGCCAGGCTGCCAGCCATCATAATCACTATAAATATTTCAATGGGATGGGCATAAACGCTGGTTCCGAAAATAAGCGGCTGGAAAACCAGGTTATCGGTAAGCTGGGTGATGGCAAATACCAGGGTCATGTACCCCACCAGGGGCAGCAGTTGCGTGGTAATATCCATCTCCAGATGCGTAGCCACGCCCAGAATAATTCCCAGGGCAGCCCCTATCCAGGGTCCCAGATAGGGAATAATATTTAGTACAGCAGCAATGAGGCCAATAACGAGCCCGTGCCTGAACCCCACCCCAACCAGGGTCATCCCCAGGGTAATCATGGTGAGTATTCCGGTCATCTGCAGCAGGATCCCTATAAAATAGCGCCTGAGCAGGTGCTTGACCGATTCCAGGGCATGGCGGAAGGATTCCACACTTTTTTCGGGAACCACCGTTACGATATAGCCACTGATCAACTTATCCTCCCTGAGGAGGAAAAAGGTGATAAAAGAAATGGCAAAGAGGGCCCAGGCAAAGTTGCCCAGAACAGAGGCCACGGTGGCAATCAGATCGGTGATGACATCGATATTCAGGACAGATGCCAGACCACCCTGCAAACCCTCACTCAGGGTCAGGGCCCCCTCTCCGCCCAGATTCATTTTTTCGTACCAGATACCGAATCTTTCAATAGGACCCTCAAAAGCCTCTATAATCAGACCGGTATCGATACTGGACAATTCCTGGGCCTCGCTGGCCACCACGGGAATAAAGATTCTGAAAAAGCCGAAGAAGACCCCCCAGATCACCAGCAGGGTGATCAGGGCCCGAATGAAGACCGGCAGCTGCCACGTTCCGATGCGGATCCTGCCCAGCAGGCGGACCAGGGGACGGGTAATCAGGGAGAGCACCGAGGCAATCAGGATATAGGCCACGATGCTGGAGAATCGCCAGACCAGTAGTCCGATCAGTATGACTCCTGCCAGAACCAGCAGGGAATGGGGACGGATCCAGTTTTTCACAGACATAATCAACTGCTAATATAGTGATTAATCCTGTTGATAATTATTCTTTTGAAATCGGGCTTGTTTGGGTACTTTTACCTGCCATTGAAGAGAAGGATTTTATGAAGCAGTATCTTGATTTACTTGCACATGTGATGGAGCATGGAACCCGTAAGGAGGACCGTACAGGAACCGGCACGATCTCTGCCTTTGGCTACCAGATGCGCTTTGACCTGCAGGATGGTTTCCCCTTGATGACCACTAAAAAACTCCATCTGAAATCGATCATTCATGAATTACTGTGGTTCCTCGCAGGCCATACGAATACCCGTTACCTCAACGAACATGGAGTCAGGATCTGGAACGAATGGGCCGATGAAAACGGGGAGCTGGGACCCATTTACGGTTACCAGTGGAGAAGCTGGCCGGCACCGGACGGAACCCAGATTGATCAGATTTCCCGCGTGCTTGAATCGATCCGTGAGAATCCCGATTCCAGGAGACATGTCGTGAGTGCCTGGAACGTGGGAGAGCTGGATAAAATGGCACTCCCCCCCTGTCACATTCTCTTCCAGTTCTACGTTGCCAGGGGGAAACTCTCCTGTCAGCTCTATCAGCGAAGTGCGGATATTTTCCTGGGGGTACCCTTCAATATTGCCTCTTACTCTTTCCTGTTAATGATGATGGCACAGGCTACGGGGCTGGAGCCCGGTGAATTTATTCATACCCTGGGTGATGCCCATATTTACCTGAACCACGAGGAGCAGGTAAAACTGCAGCTGAGCCGGGAGCCCAGGTCCCTGCCCGGTGTCAGACTGAATCCGGAGATCCGTTCGGTATTTGATTTTCGCTTCGAAGACTTTATCGTGGAAAATTATGATCCCCATCCCCATATCAAGGGGGCCATCTCTGTGTAATATGGAAGCAACAAAGCTGAAAAATATTTCCATCATTGTAGCCATAGCCCGCAACCGCGCCATTGGAAAGGACAATAAACTGCTCTGGCATCTGCCGGATGACCTGAAGCGCTTTAAGAAACTGACCACCGGCCATACCCTGATCATGGGCCGCAATACCTTTCTCTCTTTGCCCAACGGAGCGCTTCCAGAGCGAAGACATATTGTGATCTCCGATCAGCCCGGGGAGTCCTTCGAAGGCTGTGAAATGGCAGGATCCATGGAGCAGGCTATTGAACTGGCCGGTACAGAAGAAGAGTGTTTTGTGATCGGCGGGGGAATGGTATATGAGCAGTTCCTGCCGGTGGCCGGGAAACTGTATCTCACCCGGGTTCATGAATCATTTGATGCCGATACTTTTTTCCCTGAAATAGATTTCAGTGAATGGAAGGCCGTATTCTCGGAGGAGCTTCCGGCCGGGGACCGCAACCAGTATGCCCACAGCTATACAGCGTATATCAGGGCCTGATATTAAGGCCCTGCCCTTCCAGTTTTATGCCCGGGCCCATGCTGTAAATAATGCCCCATAAAGAGGTAAAGGCAGTGATCAGGTAGAAAAGCAGGCTCAGGGCAATGGAAAGGCTCAGATCCAGTCCCAGCCACTGAGCCCCCAGCATAAAGGTAAATTCCCTGGAACCAATCCCCCCGATGGTCAGGGGCAGGACCGCCACCATGGAGGAAATCAGAAACACAAAGAGGTAGCTCTCCGGTTTATCGCTTACATGCAGGGAAAGCAGGATCAGTAAGGCCGAGAGTGCCTGCAGCAGCTGAACCGCCAGCGAAAGTAAATTTGCGGGACCGAATACGGGAAGCAGGTAAGGAAAGAACTTCCTGTAAATCAGGTAGACGACCATAAGGGAGAGGGGAATAAGGATCCAGATATACCAGGCATAGACCGACATGCCGGGAATAAAACAGAAGAGAAGCACCGCCATGCAAAAAAGCGCTAACACCCCGATGATCCGGTCCATCATTACGGCCCAGAATATCTTCCCGGCAGCCGTATCGTAGCTCCTGTTCAACAAATAGATCTTATAGCCGTCCCCACCAATCCCGCCGGGTAAAAAAAGATTGTAATACATTCCCAGCAGATAAAGTTTCATATTGCTCCGTCCGGAAATATGAATTCCAATGGAGCCCAGGTATTTGTTGAGCCTGAATGAGGAAATCATTTTGGACAGGACAAAAAGCAACAGGGCGCCGGCCAGATATAAAAAATTCGAGTGTGCCATGGTTCCAAGAACCTGTTGCAGATCAATTTTTGCAAACACGTACCAGAGAGCAGCCAGGGTAAGCGTCAGTTTTAAAAAGACTTTAAGCTTTGTCGGGAATTTAATCTTCACGAAGAATGATTCGTTTTACCCTGTAGGGCTTTTTATGCTGGGACTCGTAATAGGTGCGCATCAGAATCTCCGAAATGATCCCGATGGTGATGATCTGAATGCCGCCGATGGTCAGCATAAATCCCAGCAGCAACAGTGGTTTTCCCCAGATATCTTCTCCCAGAAACTTAAGAACCAGGAAGTAGATATCTATCACAGCCCCGGCTCCAAAGGTGAGGATCCCCAGGGTGCCGAAAAAATGGATGGGCCGGTTCTGGTATCTTTTAAAGAACACGATCAGTAAAAGGTCGCTTATCACTCGGAAGGTCCGCCTCATTCCGTAACTGGATTTCCCAAACTGCCTTCTGTGGTGGGTCACCGGGACCTGTTCCATGCGCGCTCCCTGAAGCACGGCCAGTACAGGAATAAAACGATGCAGTTCCCCGTAGAGACCCAGGTTCCTGGCAATATCGCTTCGGAACACTCGCAGGGCACAGCCGTAATCCCTGAGCTTCACCCCGGTAATCAGGCGAATAAAAAAATTAGCTATCCTGCTGGGGATCCTCCTGAAAATGGCTGAGTCTTTTCGCCGGACCCGTTCGCCGGAGACCACGTCGCAATCTCTCTCTTTCAGGATTTCAATCATTCCGGGAACATCGGCCGGATCATTCTGCATATCCCCGTCCATCAGGACAATCAGTTCACCCTCAGCCTGGTCAATCCCCGCGGAAAGTGCCGAACTCTGGCCGTAATTGGTAATCAGATCGATGGCCACCAGGTTCCGGAAATCTCCTGCAACCCTCGATATCTCGGCCCAGGTATCGTCAGCGCTTCCATCATTCACCAGGATCATCTCATAGGGATATGAGGTGGCGTCCATGGCAGAACTGATGGCCCGGCAGAGGGGTTCAATATTCTCCTTCTCATTGAATACGGGAACCACAAAAGAGACTTTCTCCATCTGTATGACCGGCTTGTTTAGATCCCTCAAAGTAACCAAATTTTGCTATATTTCCGGTCACGCAACCGATTGATTTATGAAGAAAAGTACCATCGCCTTATTCGCGGTTCTGGGCAGCGGGCTCCTCATCCTGGCTGTACTTTTCGGCAGGGTGATGGTAAATCCCGATTCCTTTCTTTTCTCCGGATCGGGCGATGCGGTAAAAAGTTATTATAATTTCAGCTACTATCTGAAATATGATTCCGGGATCGACCACAACGGAATCAACTATCCTTACGGAGATCATCTGCAATACATCAACTCCCATCCGCTCCACCTCCAGGTCATCAAATTTCTGGACCGGGTGTACGATCCCCTCTCGGATCATGGAGTGGGCATCCTCAATCTGAGTATGATTTTTTCCCTGTGGCTGGCTATTCCATTTATCTTCCTGGTATTGAGGAAATTTTCCCTGCCGCCCTGGTATGCGGCTGTGGTCTCCCTGATCATTCTTTTTCTGAGTCCGCAGGTAGACCGCCTCGGGGGCCACTTTGAAATGGTCTATGCCTTTTTTATACCCCTGTTCTGGTACCTTCTGATTCGCTGGCAGGAGGCCGGCAGGAAGGCCGGATGGACCGTGCTCCTGCTGCTTACCGCGCTGCTAGGCGGTTTTACAAGTGCCTACTATGCCGCCTTCCTGGCTATCTTTCCCCTGGCCATCTTCCTCGTCCAGCTCTGGAACCACCGCCGGAAACTAAAACAATATGTTCCGGAAGGCCTGCATCTGCTGATGATTGCCATTCTGCCCCTTCTGCTTGTAAAAGGGGTAGTGAA
The Bacteroidales bacterium genome window above contains:
- a CDS encoding bile acid:sodium symporter family protein, giving the protein MQSLFSGYFLPFTLAIITLGMGLSLTDRDFRNIFVRPKAVVIGLCCQMILLPLIAWLIARSIHIDPYFKVGLMIIAACPGGATSNLITYLLRGNVALSISMTALNSLITLISIPLVVHFSLQAFVQEDAAIRLRVGETILKVFLITILPAFAGTRIRKNYPEFSVRLERPLRLVLPILLLIVYAGVIFIDQGTGAATRSDFMKIFPHTLLLNILAMVSGFLVARIFRLRVLNQFTISIEVGLQNSALAIFVAATLLNSNDMALVPVVYGSFSFFSTLLFGWAVKKLGWVPRINGKDA
- a CDS encoding thymidylate synthase — encoded protein: MKQYLDLLAHVMEHGTRKEDRTGTGTISAFGYQMRFDLQDGFPLMTTKKLHLKSIIHELLWFLAGHTNTRYLNEHGVRIWNEWADENGELGPIYGYQWRSWPAPDGTQIDQISRVLESIRENPDSRRHVVSAWNVGELDKMALPPCHILFQFYVARGKLSCQLYQRSADIFLGVPFNIASYSFLLMMMAQATGLEPGEFIHTLGDAHIYLNHEEQVKLQLSREPRSLPGVRLNPEIRSVFDFRFEDFIVENYDPHPHIKGAISV
- a CDS encoding dihydrofolate reductase, with product MEATKLKNISIIVAIARNRAIGKDNKLLWHLPDDLKRFKKLTTGHTLIMGRNTFLSLPNGALPERRHIVISDQPGESFEGCEMAGSMEQAIELAGTEEECFVIGGGMVYEQFLPVAGKLYLTRVHESFDADTFFPEIDFSEWKAVFSEELPAGDRNQYAHSYTAYIRA
- a CDS encoding cytochrome c3 family protein, whose product is MRRISSLSFSLSFLILFLFPPASASGIQEEHGTRSSAEGLMRGERLFYGLIDGKFETKACADCHNTVEIDTFNWNPSAFEIAIQYRDKSLDEFRKAVLNPVGVTMGEMHRTFHLNESDVEMIKLYLDDFSGYGLSKTKPVINKIFLFILLGVVLTWVILDIFFFKKVKRRYILGIIFFVALGWQAKLLYEAGTSLGRQELYEPDQPLKFSHVVHASDNRIDCRYCHSIVDQSRHAGIPGVDVCWNCHSIVREGSYSGKHQISKVVDAYEQGTSLAWIRVHNLPEHVYFSHAQHVNIGEIECAACHGAVEEMDRVRQVGDLSMGWCINCHRDTGVQFFDNQFYKQYKELHRQMESGEIDRVTAELTGGTECSKCHY
- a CDS encoding gliding motility-associated C-terminal domain-containing protein; translation: MTLTRIIAPVCLWALLIPGLYGQEAEPSVENIQLSDKQLIMLDSMLAEAAGDPLEIPNVFTPNGDQVNDFFEVATDGSTVYEFSVFTRNGARIYHTLSTRIFWDGNSLDGKALQEGIYYYVIEEEGGSNPYETAGFMHLFR
- a CDS encoding glycosyltransferase family 2 protein — encoded protein: MRDLNKPVIQMEKVSFVVPVFNEKENIEPLCRAISSAMDATSYPYEMILVNDGSADDTWAEISRVAGDFRNLVAIDLITNYGQSSALSAGIDQAEGELIVLMDGDMQNDPADVPGMIEILKERDCDVVSGERVRRKDSAIFRRIPSRIANFFIRLITGVKLRDYGCALRVFRSDIARNLGLYGELHRFIPVLAVLQGARMEQVPVTHHRRQFGKSSYGMRRTFRVISDLLLIVFFKRYQNRPIHFFGTLGILTFGAGAVIDIYFLVLKFLGEDIWGKPLLLLGFMLTIGGIQIITIGIISEILMRTYYESQHKKPYRVKRIILRED
- a CDS encoding AI-2E family transporter yields the protein MSVKNWIRPHSLLVLAGVILIGLLVWRFSSIVAYILIASVLSLITRPLVRLLGRIRIGTWQLPVFIRALITLLVIWGVFFGFFRIFIPVVASEAQELSSIDTGLIIEAFEGPIERFGIWYEKMNLGGEGALTLSEGLQGGLASVLNIDVITDLIATVASVLGNFAWALFAISFITFFLLREDKLISGYIVTVVPEKSVESFRHALESVKHLLRRYFIGILLQMTGILTMITLGMTLVGVGFRHGLVIGLIAAVLNIIPYLGPWIGAALGIILGVATHLEMDITTQLLPLVGYMTLVFAITQLTDNLVFQPLIFGTSVYAHPIEIFIVIMMAGSLAGVVGMILAIPTYTVVRVFAKEFFNNFRVVQKLTEKI
- a CDS encoding 4Fe-4S dicluster domain-containing protein; the protein is MEKHWRSIEEYRDGRNPEEVDSDEDKHKNAVLDLLDSKAVEASGSRRDFLKLVGFSFGTAALVSSCEKPVQKAIPYLIKPEEIVPGKANYYASTFFDGSEYCSVVVKVRDGRPIKIEGNHQSPVSLGGTSARVQASVLNLYDDARYKEPESGGNRISWEEADSMVSGRLKDAGNTVLVTPTMISPTTREVLRIFLEAFPGARWIQYDEISASGIREAHLDLFGASVIPGLHFERADYILSFDADFLGTWIAPVEFARAYASKRELSTAHPHMSRHIQVESALSMTGSCADERLPVTPAESELMLAAIYNRLAEATGQPGVSAPPCILDVGSLVAELLENRGRSLVVCGSNNPVVQKMVAGINQMLDNYGSTLDLERTIQLKQGNDREFNDFVDSLQRGEVDNLLLVQVNPLYSLGGFEAMKQAGFTAYLGTALNETASACQLICPDHHYLEAWGDAEPVSGSFSLQQPCIHPIFNTRAYQDSLMKWAGEELSYEDLLKNWWQSTIAPPGVRGDENWWVQTLQKGCFEAGKPLPASVVYSPPVLELHPEESDLVLTLYSTVALNDGRYANNPWLQELPDPVTKACWDNYLTVSPADAGAMGLADETLVSIDEMEVPVLIQPGQARGTVSLALGYGRERAGKVGDGLGVNAFRWVTSRDGHRDYINRRIRMEPTGRSYPLARTQTHHTMEGRPIVRETTLTEFRSDPSAGNHFHLEAEAHHQTLYPEASFDGFHWGLVIDLNKCTGCNNCVVSCIAENNVAVVGKEEVKNRRIMHWMRIDRYFSEHPDNPRVFHQPVMCQHCDHAPCENVCPVSATMHSNEGLNQVAYVRCIGTKYCINNCPYRVRRFNWFKYMNNEKFDFNQNSELSRLVLNPDVTVRERGVVEKCSFCVQRIQEKKLEAKLEDRVLQDGEIQPACVQSCPSGALVFGNMNDPESKVSKLKREERNYHLLEQLHTLPSVAYLTRVRNLEAEPGTEKSPGTEDASAHEQHG
- a CDS encoding lysylphosphatidylglycerol synthase transmembrane domain-containing protein, which gives rise to MKIKFPTKLKVFLKLTLTLAALWYVFAKIDLQQVLGTMAHSNFLYLAGALLLFVLSKMISSFRLNKYLGSIGIHISGRSNMKLYLLGMYYNLFLPGGIGGDGYKIYLLNRSYDTAAGKIFWAVMMDRIIGVLALFCMAVLLFCFIPGMSVYAWYIWILIPLSLMVVYLIYRKFFPYLLPVFGPANLLSLAVQLLQALSALLILLSLHVSDKPESYLFVFLISSMVAVLPLTIGGIGSREFTFMLGAQWLGLDLSLSIALSLLFYLITAFTSLWGIIYSMGPGIKLEGQGLNIRP